The proteins below come from a single Zea mays cultivar B73 chromosome 8, Zm-B73-REFERENCE-NAM-5.0, whole genome shotgun sequence genomic window:
- the LOC103635109 gene encoding uncharacterized protein yields MERLQEEVACSEERDRELSGIRAKTECLEAEATHLRSGRDEAHKDAKRLRGERTRLQQDLREVTPRAEEAESIVRVANTRLEEANSDLRREREMAGDLQKKFSEALDAMKAIQEVPKAAEDEVRKLSIACDGAIATQISFISGAYKPRKKFS; encoded by the exons ATGGAGAGGCTGCAGGAGGAGGTGGCTTGCTCGGAGGAGAGAGATCGGGAGCTTTCAGGCATCCGAGCCAAGACTGAGTGCCTCGAGGCTGAGGCCACACACCTTAGGTCGGGGCGTGATGAGGCGCACAAGGACGCCAAGCGTCTTCGTGGGGAAAGGACTCGTCTTCAGCAAGATCTGCGCGAGGTGACCCCACGGGCTGAAGAAGCCGAATCGATAGTGCGAGTGGCGAACACCCGCCttgaggaggctaactcagacctTCGACGGGAGCGAGAGATGGCCGGAG ATCTTCAGAAGAAGTTTTCCGAGGCCCTTGACGCTATGAAGGCAATCCAGGAGGTGCCGAAGGCGGCAGAGGATGAAGTGCGCAAGCTTTCAATTGCTTGTGATGGCGCTATTGCGACGCAG atatcatttatctcaggtgcatacaaACCAAGAAAAAAattcagttag